The Pseudomonas protegens genome contains the following window.
AGGCGTTCCAGCCCCAGGCCCTGGCCCTTTACGAACTCGGGGCCGAACACCACCGCCACTTCCTGGTAGTTCTCCGGGGTGATCCAGATGTTGCGGCTCTCGCCGTTGAGCACGTACAGGGCGTTGTCGCTGCGATCGAAACAGAACGCCAGGGCGCCTTGCGGGGCGCTGAAATTCTGCTCGACCCGGGTGTTCATGCGCTCCTCGTAGATCTCCACGCCCTGCAGGTCGAGGTAGCGCACCAGGCCATTGAAATGCCCGGGGGACATCTGCTGGTAATGCTGCACCCAGCCCGGGGTGGCACGGATTTGCTCGGCGACATCGAAGGTGTTGAACGCTTGAACCTGAAGCGGATTGGACGCTGTCATCGGGGGGACCTTGCGCACTCTTTTGGTGCGCTTTGGTACTGCTTAAAGTGGATAGATGGAACAACAAGGCTCGCCCAAGATAGTCGCCAATGCGCCGCAGGGGAAGCCTTGCCGGGATACTCCCGCTCACCTCGGAGCAGACAAGAACAATCATCGAGGTCTTTATGAACGCCCCTTTCGATCAGCTGTCCTCCTGGCTGAAAGATCACAAGATTACCGAAGTCGAGTGCGTGGTCAGCGACCTGACCGGCATTGCCCGCGGCAAGATCGCGCCCACCAACAAGTTCCTGCACGAGCGCGGCATGCGCCTGCCGGAAAGTGTCCTGCTGCAAACGGTAACCGGGGATTTTGTCGACGACGACCTGTACTACGAACTGCTGGACCCGGCGGACATCGACATGGTCTGCCGCCCCGATTCGTCATCGATCTACCTGGTGCCCTGGGCCATCGAGCCCACGGCCATCGTCATCCACGACACCTTCGACAAGTTCGGCAACCCCATCGAGCTGTCGCCGCGCAACGTGCTGAAAAAAGTGCTGCAGCTGTACACCGACAAGGGCTGGCAGCCGATCGTCGCCCCGGAAATGGAGTTCTACCTGACCCAGCGCTGCGAAGACCCGGACCTGCCGCTCAAGGCCCCGCTGGGCCGCTCCGGTCGCGCGGAAAGCGGCCGCCAGTCGTTCTCCATCGACGCCGCCAACGAGTTCGATCCGCTGTTCGAAGACGTCTATGACTGGTGCGAAGCCCAGGGCCTGGACCTGGACACGCTGATCCACGAAGACGGCCCGGCGCAGATGGAAATCAACTTCCGCCACGGCGACGCCCTCGACCTGGCGGACCAGATCACCGTGTTCAAGCGCACCCTGCGCGAGGCGGCGCTCAAGCACAACGTCACCGCCACCTTCATGGCCAAGCCGGTGGCCGACGAGCCCGGCAGCGCCATGCACCTGCACCAGAGCGTGGTCGACATTGCCACCGGCAAGCCGATCTTCGTCGATGAACAGGGGAACAAGAGCCAACTGTTCCTGCACCACATCGGCGGCCTGCAGAAGTACATCCCCAAGCTGCTGCCGATGTTCGCCCCCAACGTCAACTCGTTCCGTCGTTTCCTGCCGGACACCTCGGCCCCGGTGAACGTCGAATGGGGCGAGGAAAACCGCACCGTCGGCCTGCGCGTGCCGACCGCCAGCCCGGAAGCCATGCGCGTGGAAAACCGCCTCCCCGGCGCCGACGCCAACCCCTACCTGGCCATCGCCGCCAGCCTGCTGTGCGGCTACCTGGGCATGGTCGAGGGCATCGAGCCCAGCGCCGCGGTGGAAGGCCGGGCCTATGAACGCCGCAACCTGCGCCTGCCGATCACCATCGAGGACGCCCTGGCGCACATGGAGGAATGCCCGACCATCGAGCAGTACCTGGGGCGCAAGTTCGTCCGTGGCTATGTGGCGGTCAAGCGCGCCGAACACGAGAACTTCAAGCGCGTGATCAGCTCCTGGGAACGCGAGTTCCTGCTGCTCAGCGTCTGATTTCCCCAGCGTCTGCAATCAATAAAAACAACCCGAAGAGGTGTCGATATGCGTCTTTTGCAAGCAGTGATCCCGGTAGCACTGGCGGCCTTGATGAGCGCCGCCGTCCAGGCACAACCCAGTGTCAGCGTGTACAACTGGACCGACTACATCGGCCAGACCACCCTCGCCGACTTCCAGGGCAAGACCGGGGTCAAGGTGATCTACGACGTGTTCGACTCCAACGAAACCCTGGAGGGCAAGTTGCTGGCCGGACGCACCGGCTACGACGTGGTGGTGCCCTCCAACCATTTCCTGGCGCGCCAGGTCAAAGCCGGCGCGTTCCTCAAGCTGGACCGCTCGCAACTGCCCAACTGGCAGAACCTGGACCCCAAGCTGCTGGCCCTGCTGGAACAGAACGACCCCGGCAACCAGTATTCGGTGCCCTACCTGTGGGGCACCAACGGCATCGGCTACAACGTCGACAAGGTCAAGCAGGTGCTGGGCATCGACCACATCGACTCCTGGGCGGTGCTGCTGGAGCCGGAAAACCTGAAGAAGCTGCAGCAATGCGGGGTGTCGATGATGGACTCGCCGGATGAGGTGTTCCCGGCGGTGCTCAACTACCTGGGCCTGGACCCGCGCAGCGAAAAACCCGAGGACTACAAAAAAGCCGAGGCCAAGCTGCTGACCCTGCGCCCGTACATCACCTACTTCCACTCCTCCAAGTACGTCTCGGACCTGGCCAACGGTGATATCTGCATCGCCTTCGGTTACTCCGGGGACGTGTTCCAGGCCGCCAACCGGGCCAAGGAAGCCAAGAACGGGGTGAACATCGCCTACTCGATCCCCAAGGAAGGCAGCAACCTGTGGTTCGACCTGCTGGCGATTCCCGCCGATGCCGGCAACGTCAAGGAGGCCCACGCCTTCATCAACTACCTGCTGGACCCGCAAGTGATCGCCAAGGTCAGCGCCTACGTCGGCTATGCCAACCCCAACCCGGCCTCGCAGCCGTACATGGACGCCGAGCTGGTGCATAACCCCGAGGTCTATCCACCTCAGGAAGTCCTCGACAAGCTGTACATCTCCAGCACCCAGTCGCCGGCCATCATGCGCTTGATGACCCGTTCCTGGAGCAAAGTGAAGTCCAACAAATGATTCAGCCAAACCTTTCGGGCAGCGCCAGCGAGCATGCCCGCTCCTACTACGCCGCCTCGGCCGGGCCGCTGCCCGGCTACCCGGCCCTCAGTGCTGACCTGGAAGCCGATGTGTGTGTCATCGGCGCGGGTTTCACCGGGGTCAACACCGCCATCGAGCTGGCCCAGCGCGGGCTGTCGGTGATCCTCCTGGAGGCCCGGCGCATCGGCTGGGGGGCCAGCGGGCGCAACGGCGGCCAACTGATCCGCGGCATAGGCCATGACGTCAGCGGCTTTGCCCGCTACGTCGGCCAGGATGGGGTCAGATACCTGGAGCGCGCCGGGATCGACTCGGTGGAGCTGGTGCGCCAGCGCATCGCCGAACACGGCATCGACTGCGACCTGCGCTGGGGCTTCTGCGAGCTGGCCAATACCCGGGCCCAGTTCGCCGCGTTCCAGGCCGAACAGGATCACCTGGCAAGCCTGGGCTACCGCCACCCGACCCGCCTGATGGCGCCTCAGGACATGGCACAGGTGGTGGCCTCCTCGGTGTATGCCGGGGGCCTGGTGGACATGGGCTCGGGGCATTTGCATCCGCTCAAGCTGGTACTGGGCGAAGCGCGGGTCGCCGCCTCCCTGGGAGTGCGGATCTTCGAACACAGCCCGGTGCTGGAGCTGGTTCACGGCCAGCGGGTCGAGGTGCGTTGCGCCACCGGCACGGTGCGCGCCGCCAGCCTGGTGCTCGGCTGCAACGCCCACCTGGAGCGACTGGAACCGCGCTTGAGTGGCAAAGTCCTGCCGGCGGGCAGCTACATCATCGCCACCGAGCCCTTGGGCGAAGAGCGCGCCGCCGCGCTGATCCCGCAGAACCTGGCGCTGTGCGACCAGAAAGTCGGCCTGGACTACTACCGACTCACGGCGGACCGGCGTCTGCTGTTCGGCGGTGCCTGCCATTACTCCGGGCGCGACCCGGCGGATATCGCCGCCTACATGCGGCCGAAAATGCTCAAGGTGTTCCCGCAGTTGGGGGATGTGGCCATCGACTTCCAGTGGGGCGGCAAGATCGGCATCACCGCCAACCGCTTCCCCCAGGTCGGGCGCCTGCCGCAGCACCCCAATGTGTATTACGCCCAGGGCTACTCCGGCCATGGCCTGAACGTCACCCACTGGACTGCCCGGTTGCTGGCCGAGGCGATCCAGGCTGGCCACAGCCGCGGCCTGGACGTGTTCGGCGCGGTGCCGCACCTGACCTTCCCCGGCGGCCCCGCGCTGCGCGCACCGCTGCTGGCCCTAGGCATGCTTTGGCACCGGATGCGCGAAATGCTCGGTTGACCGGCCTCCGTCACCGGCAGCATCCGGCGCCGTGGGAGCCGACTTGCCGGCGAACAGGGATCGCCGCCTTGCACTCGCTGGCCAGCCAGCGCCTGGGGGGCGGGTTCTCTAGGTCAACCGTCGCTGCAGAAAATCCAGCAACAGGGCATTGACCCGCTGCGGCTGCTCATTCTGGATCCAGTGCCCGCAGTCGCTCAGCAGGTGCTGTTCAAGGTCGGCCACCTGGCCGGGCATGCGCTTGAGGGTATGGGCTTCGAGCACGCCCACCGGATCACGGTCGCCGAGCAGGAACAGGGTCGGCTGCTGCACCCGGGCCTGGGCCAGGAACTCGGTGCGCTGCCAGGTGCGTTCGAAGTTGCGGTACCAGTTCAGGGCACCGCGAAAGCCGCGCCCGGCGAAGGTCTGGCGATAGACCTGGAAGTCCTCCTCACTGCACCAGTGCGGCAGCCCCGTTGACAGCGTCACCCCGTCGAACAGGCGGGCGTCGGCCGGCTTGGGCTCGAGCAAGGCCTGCACATTGCCCATGAACAGCCGCAGGCTGGCGTCGATGTCGGCGTCCAGTTCCGCCTCGGCCACCCCGGGCTGCTGAAAGTAGAGGATGTAGTTGAAATGCCCGCCATGCACCTCGCGCATGATCTCGCTGGCCGGGCGTTTCGGGCGTCCGGCAAAGGGCACCGAAAGGGTCACCAGCGCCGCCACCCGCTGCGGCTCCAACAGCGCCAGGTGCCAGGCCACCGGGGCGCCCCAGTCGTGACCGACCATGCACACCCGCTGATGACCAAAGACGTCCATGGCCTGCTGGATATCCGCGCACAGGGTCAACAGATCGTAGGCCTCCAGCGCCTGCGGCGCCGAACTGCGGCCGTAACCACGCATCTCCGGCACAAACACGCGAAACCCGGCCTGCACCAGGGCCGGCACCTGATGGCGCCAGGAGTACCAGCACTCGGGAAAGCCATGCAGCAGCCACACCGGGACTCCGTGCTCGGGTCCGGCGACCTGGACACTGAGTTCGATTCCGTTGACGGCCAGAAGATGCTGTTGATAGGAAGTCATGCCGGGCGCTCCAGGGTCGATGCGAGGAGCAGAACCTAGCAGATGGCGGCCGCGGCCTTGAGCAATATTGATGGTTCGAATGACGCTGCCACTCCTGCCGGCACTATGCGCTGCTGGCAGGAGCGGCGGCCCATCAGGCGGAAACCAGGCCGATCTGGGACTGGCTGTGCTGACGAATCAGGCGCTGGGTGTTCAAGACCTTCTGCAGGGCCTGCTCGGAGTCGGGGTCCTGCATGGGCGCGCGAATCGCCGCCGACACCAGGCTGATCAGCTTGGCCATGACTTCGGCGTCGGTGGCCGGACGGCCCAGGCTCATGGCCTGCATCAGCAAGCGCAGTTCGGTGCCGGCCATGACCCCGGAAATCGCCTTGAGGGCGAACTGCAGGCGCACCCCCAGTTCGTTGCGCGGCAGGTCCGGCAGCGCCAGGGCAAAGGCCTTGAAGAAGCGCTCGAACACCGGCTGGTAGTGTTCCTTGAGGTATTCCTGAATGAAGGGCGAGGTATCGCTGTACACCCGCCCCAGGAAACGAATGAACGAGCGGCCTTCCAGGCCACCGCTTGCATCACTGCGTTCCAGGCCCATGGCCGGGGCGAACAGCACCCCCAGCAGGGTTTCGCAATCCAGCGGGCCCTCGGCCTGCTCCTCGCACTTGGCCAGCAGTTCCAGGCGCTGATCGTTGAGCGGCCCCAGACGTTGCATCAACAGGGCCTTCATCAGCGAGTCCTTGTCGCCGAAGTGGTAGTTCACCGCCGCCAGGTTGACCTTGGCGCGCTCGGTGATCTGACGCAGCAGCACGGCGTCGTAGCCGTACTTGATGAACAATGCCTCGGTCGCTTCCAGCAGTCGGGTCTTGGTGACATTGGGGGCACTGAGTTTCTTGGCGACCATGGAGGACTAACCTTTGCTGGGTGAAAAACTGACCGTTCGAACAGTGTTTTAAAAAAAAATTTGATTTTTTATACCCGCGAGAAGCCCTAAAAGCAAGCGCCCGAGGGACGTCCCCAGCGGCTCGAGGCCGTTTTGTGACCCGCGGGTTCCTGGCGGAAAAGCCCCGAAAAAAGCCCGCAATTACCCGGTTCAGACAGCTGGCGCGGCAAGATGAACGCAGTTACTATTCAAACAATTTTTTAAAACAATAAATAAAAACCAGAGCTTGGCCTTGCCCCTGGACCCCGCGCTACGGGACGCCTGTGTACCGTGGATGTTCAAGCATGCAGT
Protein-coding sequences here:
- a CDS encoding glutamine synthetase family protein, whose translation is MNAPFDQLSSWLKDHKITEVECVVSDLTGIARGKIAPTNKFLHERGMRLPESVLLQTVTGDFVDDDLYYELLDPADIDMVCRPDSSSIYLVPWAIEPTAIVIHDTFDKFGNPIELSPRNVLKKVLQLYTDKGWQPIVAPEMEFYLTQRCEDPDLPLKAPLGRSGRAESGRQSFSIDAANEFDPLFEDVYDWCEAQGLDLDTLIHEDGPAQMEINFRHGDALDLADQITVFKRTLREAALKHNVTATFMAKPVADEPGSAMHLHQSVVDIATGKPIFVDEQGNKSQLFLHHIGGLQKYIPKLLPMFAPNVNSFRRFLPDTSAPVNVEWGEENRTVGLRVPTASPEAMRVENRLPGADANPYLAIAASLLCGYLGMVEGIEPSAAVEGRAYERRNLRLPITIEDALAHMEECPTIEQYLGRKFVRGYVAVKRAEHENFKRVISSWEREFLLLSV
- a CDS encoding polyamine ABC transporter substrate-binding protein — translated: MRLLQAVIPVALAALMSAAVQAQPSVSVYNWTDYIGQTTLADFQGKTGVKVIYDVFDSNETLEGKLLAGRTGYDVVVPSNHFLARQVKAGAFLKLDRSQLPNWQNLDPKLLALLEQNDPGNQYSVPYLWGTNGIGYNVDKVKQVLGIDHIDSWAVLLEPENLKKLQQCGVSMMDSPDEVFPAVLNYLGLDPRSEKPEDYKKAEAKLLTLRPYITYFHSSKYVSDLANGDICIAFGYSGDVFQAANRAKEAKNGVNIAYSIPKEGSNLWFDLLAIPADAGNVKEAHAFINYLLDPQVIAKVSAYVGYANPNPASQPYMDAELVHNPEVYPPQEVLDKLYISSTQSPAIMRLMTRSWSKVKSNK
- a CDS encoding FAD-binding oxidoreductase encodes the protein MIQPNLSGSASEHARSYYAASAGPLPGYPALSADLEADVCVIGAGFTGVNTAIELAQRGLSVILLEARRIGWGASGRNGGQLIRGIGHDVSGFARYVGQDGVRYLERAGIDSVELVRQRIAEHGIDCDLRWGFCELANTRAQFAAFQAEQDHLASLGYRHPTRLMAPQDMAQVVASSVYAGGLVDMGSGHLHPLKLVLGEARVAASLGVRIFEHSPVLELVHGQRVEVRCATGTVRAASLVLGCNAHLERLEPRLSGKVLPAGSYIIATEPLGEERAAALIPQNLALCDQKVGLDYYRLTADRRLLFGGACHYSGRDPADIAAYMRPKMLKVFPQLGDVAIDFQWGGKIGITANRFPQVGRLPQHPNVYYAQGYSGHGLNVTHWTARLLAEAIQAGHSRGLDVFGAVPHLTFPGGPALRAPLLALGMLWHRMREMLG
- a CDS encoding alpha/beta fold hydrolase; translated protein: MTSYQQHLLAVNGIELSVQVAGPEHGVPVWLLHGFPECWYSWRHQVPALVQAGFRVFVPEMRGYGRSSAPQALEAYDLLTLCADIQQAMDVFGHQRVCMVGHDWGAPVAWHLALLEPQRVAALVTLSVPFAGRPKRPASEIMREVHGGHFNYILYFQQPGVAEAELDADIDASLRLFMGNVQALLEPKPADARLFDGVTLSTGLPHWCSEEDFQVYRQTFAGRGFRGALNWYRNFERTWQRTEFLAQARVQQPTLFLLGDRDPVGVLEAHTLKRMPGQVADLEQHLLSDCGHWIQNEQPQRVNALLLDFLQRRLT
- a CDS encoding TetR/AcrR family transcriptional regulator, whose protein sequence is MVAKKLSAPNVTKTRLLEATEALFIKYGYDAVLLRQITERAKVNLAAVNYHFGDKDSLMKALLMQRLGPLNDQRLELLAKCEEQAEGPLDCETLLGVLFAPAMGLERSDASGGLEGRSFIRFLGRVYSDTSPFIQEYLKEHYQPVFERFFKAFALALPDLPRNELGVRLQFALKAISGVMAGTELRLLMQAMSLGRPATDAEVMAKLISLVSAAIRAPMQDPDSEQALQKVLNTQRLIRQHSQSQIGLVSA